gtcatgttccatcaacttttaagactgccagagtggttcctatcttaaagaaaccaactctagacagcttggatgttggcaactacaggccagtttctctcctctctttcctttctaaagtccttgagcgtgctgtctacaaccaactttctctctttctcactcagaacaatcttcaggatccaaaccagtctggcttcaaacctgcacattctactgaaactgccctcattgcagttacagagaagctccatgcagcaaaagctaccaacctgtcatctgttctgattctccttgatctctctgcggctttcgacacggtcaaccacagcattctcctttccatcctcaccagccttggaatcactggctcttctcatggattctcataccactgctatgcggacgacactcaactaatcctttcttttcctccttccgacactcaggtttcatcccgcatctcagcatgtctcagtgatgtctcgatgtggatgagttctcatcacctgaaactcaaccccagcaagactgaccttctgttcatcccaggaactacgagcCTCCACAACAatatctccatctctttcgacaactcactggtcactccatcggcagaagcacgaagcctcggtgtagtaatggatgaccagttatcattctcgagccatattgcaaatctgactcggtgctgcagatttctcctgtacaacatccgaagaattcgaccgtttctgtctcaggaagccactcaggtgcttgtgcagtctcttgtcatctcaagacttgactactgcaactctctactggctggtcttccactgagagccaccaaaccactacagttaattcagaatgctgcagcacgactcgtcttcaatcttccgaagtttagtcatgtgactcctttgctgcgttccctccactggcttcctgttgccgcccgcatccgattcaaaaccctgacgctggcctacaaggcaaaaaacggaccagctccttcatacttaatggcgatggtcaaagccatatctgcaccaagagctcttagagcttccagtacggctcggctcgaacctccatcactcaaaacacacagaaaacaaacatccagactcttctctgtgctggcaccaaggtggtggaatgaacttccactggatgtcagaatagtagagtcactcgccgtcttcaaacgtcgactgaagacacatctttttaaagaggttcctagggttctaaacatgattaagttctatgtatctcttgatcctagtctacaaactagctttggataacttaagtaactttgaagcactgttgtaagtcgctctggataagggcatctgctaaataccgaaaatgtaaatgaaaatgtaaattggagcagcctggtggccaatctactttaattgcacattgcaccagtaagagcagagtgtgaaggttcaattagcagggtacgagcacagttttgctcaaaatattgcaatgcacacaacaatatgggtgacataccagagttcaaaagaggacaaattgttgatgcacgtcttgctggtgcatctgtgaccaagacagcaagtctttgtgatgtatcaagagccacggtatccagggtaatgtcagcataccaccaagaaggaccaaccacatccaacaggattaactgtggatgctgtaagaggaagctgtctgaaagggatgttcaggtgctaactcggattgtatccaaaaaaacataaaaccatggctgaacaaatcacggcagaattcaatgttcacctcaactctcctgtttccaccagaactgtccgtcaccacaatacattattgtgctctaaaaccaggtgtttcagtttcattgtccaacccctgtactttagagtagtcagaggtgaaatgaacTGA
This genomic interval from Astyanax mexicanus isolate ESR-SI-001 chromosome 1, AstMex3_surface, whole genome shotgun sequence contains the following:
- the LOC125801059 gene encoding uncharacterized protein LOC125801059, translating into LRLGSLQRTLQLQLPCHLLLPSPTLHGQPAGVVELACFCLVSSRISACLSDVSMWMSSHHLKLNPSKTDLLFIPGTTSLHNNISISFDNSLVTPSAEARSLGVVMDDQLSFSSHIANLTRCCRFLLYNIRRIRPFLSQEATQVLVQSLVISRLDYCNSLLAGLPLRATKPLQLIQNAAARLVFNLPKFSHVTPLLRSLHWLPVAARIRFKTLTLAYKAKNGPAPSYLMAMVKAISAPRALRASSTARLEPPSLKTHRKQTSRLFSVLAPRWWNELPLDVRIVESLAVFKRRLKTHLFKEVPRVLNMIKFYVSLDPSLQTSFG